A single Candidatus Anaeroferrophillus wilburensis DNA region contains:
- a CDS encoding molecular chaperone TorD family protein — protein sequence MINRQDIARSAIYKYLSLATDYPSGMTAEILGNRSLFKETERYLQELPAVYQPLAEELLILEEELAAFAQLVDLQVTYTTHFDLAVNTLSFSLYESANIMPTADAKKIAAFLADLEALYSRQGIVLSDRDMPDHLATELEFMHFLCTNHKTEQQAAFLFEHVANWTPKLAQSIFAQATIPFYARLLMVTARFVEIDRYYLSQPGCLH from the coding sequence ATGATCAACCGTCAGGATATCGCCAGAAGTGCTATCTACAAATATCTTTCCCTGGCCACCGACTATCCTTCCGGGATGACTGCCGAGATCCTCGGCAACAGGTCTTTATTCAAAGAAACCGAGCGCTATCTACAGGAACTGCCGGCGGTTTACCAGCCTTTGGCCGAAGAGTTGCTAATCCTGGAAGAAGAATTGGCTGCTTTTGCGCAATTGGTCGACCTGCAGGTCACCTATACCACCCATTTTGACCTGGCGGTCAACACACTGTCATTTTCACTCTATGAGTCCGCCAACATCATGCCAACTGCAGACGCAAAAAAAATTGCTGCTTTTCTTGCCGACCTCGAAGCATTGTACAGTCGGCAGGGAATCGTGCTCAGCGATCGGGATATGCCTGATCATCTGGCCACTGAGCTGGAATTCATGCATTTTCTCTGCACCAACCACAAAACTGAACAGCAGGCGGCTTTTCTCTTTGAGCATGTAGCCAACTGGACCCCGAAACTGGCACAATCAATCTTTGCGCAGGCTACCATCCCCTTTTATGCCCGGTTGCTCATGGTGACCGCTCGGTTTGTGGAAATCGACCGCTACTATCTTTCTCAGCCGGGCTGTTTGCATTAA
- a CDS encoding phosphohydrolase — MKCPGQDTRYWKHDAIFDSPCPKCGQMLEFFKDQTTTRCKGCGEQIINPKMDFGCASYCQYAEQCLGELPPELLAKRDDLLKDRVAVQIKHYLKKDFKRIGHATRVARYAEKIVQQEGGIPAVVLCAAYLMDIGAREALEKHGQADPAALEKEGPAVARKLLATLSAKEPIINEVCDIIAHRQPRPQETVNYRCVHDAERLVTLMEQQKDKPHAPEAMIGLIDETFLTASGRQLARTLLLTEAKD, encoded by the coding sequence ATGAAATGTCCCGGTCAGGACACCCGCTACTGGAAGCATGATGCTATTTTCGACAGCCCCTGCCCCAAGTGCGGCCAGATGCTGGAGTTCTTCAAGGACCAGACAACTACCCGCTGCAAAGGCTGCGGCGAGCAGATTATCAATCCGAAGATGGATTTCGGCTGTGCTTCCTATTGCCAGTATGCTGAACAGTGTCTGGGGGAACTTCCGCCGGAGCTGCTGGCCAAACGGGATGATCTGCTGAAGGATCGGGTGGCCGTCCAGATAAAACATTATCTGAAAAAGGATTTCAAGCGCATCGGCCACGCCACCCGGGTCGCCCGCTATGCAGAAAAAATCGTCCAGCAGGAAGGCGGTATACCGGCAGTTGTGCTCTGTGCCGCCTACCTGATGGATATCGGCGCCCGGGAGGCGCTGGAAAAGCATGGCCAGGCTGATCCGGCAGCGTTGGAAAAGGAGGGCCCGGCAGTGGCCCGCAAACTGCTCGCCACCCTGAGTGCCAAGGAACCAATAATCAACGAAGTATGCGATATCATCGCCCACCGGCAGCCGCGGCCGCAGGAAACCGTCAATTACCGGTGCGTCCATGATGCCGAACGGTTGGTCACCCTGATGGAACAGCAGAAAGACAAACCCCATGCGCCAGAGGCCATGATTGGACTCATCGACGAAACTTTCCTGACGGCAAGCGGCCGCCAATTGGCCCGCACTCTGCTGCTGACAGAAGCAAAAGACTGA
- a CDS encoding cache domain-containing protein: MLIKRKSIVGLVSAAMVLLISLAIGSLGYLLIKGKYDRFNREIVTFQHEFAAQQKTELKNQVEQAIEFIDYNLSQTQSRGRQLIKERVYEAHQIATAIYETYKTRYSAPQIQEMIITALRPIRFNDGRGYYFILNDQGVFLSDPNLPEVEGKKLADLGAYGNEDFMAAFSRIVGTDSEGFGTYHFHQPGHNPKKQCHKISFIKYFSPYGWYLGSGEYLDHLEESIQKQVADYLNIHRFGVDNQNYVFVIKLLTIAGGKNFGIMYANASRPDLVGKPISDDYPDAKGKLFRQEFLQGLRDKGECYVTYWYKTIDSEKPLPKTSFFKLDQKANLIVAAGAYHPDMEKIIAGKRQELAAMVKQDIVRISLILTAIFLTLMTIAHLITRKIRQEFAVFTSFFSRAASKDEKIANQNLSLLEFETLATAANQMVDERRQIFASLKDSEEKFRALADTSPSPIFIYQGEHFTYVNPATSQLTGYPHDELMQMKPWEVAHPDMLDMVRERAQNRLVGEDVITRYPMKLLTKDGQIKWIDYTAAPLIYQGNPAVIGNAADITERVKVKDALQAEKERLSVILRSINDGLIVTDLEGRITMINQVAEHLTGWPQAMAVNRPLADIFSLVNEKTGIPLPDPASQLQETGIVSQQKIQGMLISRNGQEKIIDSSAAPLRDQTSTIIGIVIVFRDITEKIQSWQTLQTAKNLESVGLLAGGIAHDFNNLLTSIYGNISLAKMSCPAENKATIFLEKTERSLSRATALTKQLLTFARGGAPVKQIVDVRSLIKETAEFCLRGSRSRLQLELPDNLWPTEVDPDQFSQIINNLVFNANQSMPEGGRLTISAANLIIEAANIYGLAAGKYIQVRVADQGIGIPKEHLGKIFTPYFTTKQEGSGLGLATIYSIIKNHYGHITVDSKIGEGSTFTLFVPAANQQPEGIRESQDAILQPASGRILIMDDDQIIQEVGGEMLQLLGYSVDYADDGQQAVGKYRQSLADGSPFDLVIMDLTIPGGMGGKEAIAALLDIDPHAKAIVSSGYSQDDVMANFKDYGFQGVVAKPYIISELAKVVQAVINDGKGNSPNQPGLT, translated from the coding sequence TTGCTTATCAAGCGCAAAAGCATTGTCGGCCTGGTGTCAGCGGCCATGGTTCTTCTTATCAGCCTGGCAATCGGCAGCCTCGGTTACCTGCTGATCAAGGGGAAATATGACCGTTTTAACCGGGAGATTGTCACCTTTCAGCATGAGTTTGCCGCTCAACAGAAAACCGAATTAAAAAATCAGGTTGAGCAGGCGATTGAATTCATCGACTACAACCTTTCACAAACGCAGTCAAGAGGCCGTCAGCTCATTAAAGAACGGGTCTATGAAGCCCACCAGATCGCCACCGCCATTTACGAAACCTACAAAACTCGCTATAGTGCCCCCCAGATCCAAGAGATGATTATTACCGCCTTGCGGCCGATTCGATTTAACGACGGCCGGGGATACTATTTCATTCTTAATGACCAGGGGGTTTTCCTATCAGATCCCAACTTGCCGGAGGTGGAAGGGAAGAAACTTGCTGACCTAGGCGCCTACGGCAATGAGGATTTCATGGCGGCATTCTCCCGGATTGTCGGCACTGACAGCGAAGGCTTCGGCACCTACCACTTTCATCAACCGGGGCACAACCCTAAGAAACAATGTCATAAGATATCGTTCATCAAATATTTCTCCCCTTATGGCTGGTACTTGGGCAGCGGTGAATACCTTGACCACCTGGAGGAATCGATCCAGAAGCAGGTTGCCGACTATCTCAACATCCACCGTTTCGGGGTTGACAACCAGAATTATGTTTTCGTTATCAAACTGCTCACTATTGCCGGCGGCAAAAATTTCGGCATCATGTACGCCAACGCCAGCCGGCCGGACCTGGTGGGTAAACCCATCTCCGATGACTACCCCGATGCGAAAGGAAAACTTTTTCGCCAAGAGTTTCTGCAGGGGCTGAGAGATAAGGGTGAATGTTATGTCACCTACTGGTATAAGACCATCGATAGTGAAAAACCCCTGCCGAAAACCTCCTTCTTCAAACTTGATCAAAAGGCCAACCTGATTGTTGCCGCCGGCGCCTACCATCCGGATATGGAAAAGATCATTGCCGGTAAAAGGCAGGAGCTGGCAGCCATGGTAAAACAGGATATTGTGCGGATATCGTTGATCCTGACAGCAATTTTCCTTACCCTGATGACTATTGCCCACCTGATCACCCGCAAAATCCGCCAGGAATTTGCCGTGTTCACCTCTTTCTTCTCCAGGGCGGCCAGCAAGGATGAGAAAATTGCCAACCAGAATCTGTCCCTGCTGGAGTTCGAAACCCTGGCAACAGCGGCTAACCAGATGGTCGATGAACGCCGGCAGATTTTTGCTTCACTCAAAGATAGCGAAGAAAAATTCCGCGCCCTTGCCGACACCAGTCCATCGCCCATCTTCATCTACCAAGGGGAGCACTTCACCTATGTAAATCCTGCCACTTCACAGCTTACCGGCTATCCCCATGATGAATTGATGCAGATGAAACCGTGGGAGGTTGCCCATCCTGACATGCTCGATATGGTTCGGGAACGCGCCCAAAATCGGCTGGTGGGCGAAGATGTTATCACGCGCTATCCGATGAAGCTGCTGACCAAAGACGGTCAAATAAAGTGGATCGACTATACCGCTGCTCCCCTTATCTACCAGGGCAATCCGGCGGTCATCGGCAACGCTGCCGATATCACTGAAAGGGTGAAGGTCAAAGATGCCCTGCAGGCCGAAAAGGAACGCCTTTCGGTCATTTTGCGCAGCATCAATGACGGCCTCATTGTCACTGACCTTGAAGGCCGCATTACGATGATCAATCAGGTGGCTGAACACCTCACCGGTTGGCCCCAGGCAATGGCAGTGAATCGGCCGCTGGCAGACATTTTTTCCCTGGTCAATGAAAAAACCGGCATACCACTCCCTGACCCGGCAAGCCAGCTGCAGGAAACCGGCATCGTCAGTCAACAGAAAATCCAGGGGATGCTCATCTCCCGGAACGGCCAGGAAAAAATTATTGATTCAAGTGCCGCCCCACTGCGTGATCAAACCAGTACCATCATTGGCATCGTCATCGTTTTCAGGGATATCACCGAAAAAATTCAAAGCTGGCAAACCCTGCAAACGGCAAAAAACCTTGAATCCGTCGGTCTGCTGGCTGGCGGCATCGCCCATGATTTCAACAATCTGCTCACCTCCATTTATGGCAATATCTCGCTGGCTAAAATGTCGTGTCCGGCCGAAAACAAGGCGACCATTTTTCTCGAAAAGACCGAACGGTCGCTCTCCCGGGCAACAGCCTTAACGAAGCAGCTGCTGACCTTTGCCAGGGGCGGTGCACCGGTCAAACAGATTGTTGATGTCAGATCACTGATAAAAGAAACCGCTGAATTCTGCCTGCGAGGGTCGCGCAGCAGGTTGCAACTGGAATTGCCCGATAATCTCTGGCCTACGGAGGTGGATCCTGACCAGTTCAGTCAGATTATCAACAACCTGGTTTTCAATGCCAACCAGTCAATGCCCGAAGGAGGTCGCTTAACCATCAGTGCTGCCAACCTCATCATCGAGGCCGCCAACATCTACGGTCTGGCGGCCGGCAAGTACATCCAGGTGCGGGTTGCCGATCAGGGAATCGGCATCCCCAAAGAGCACCTGGGGAAAATTTTTACGCCCTACTTCACCACCAAACAGGAAGGCAGCGGTTTGGGACTGGCAACCATCTATTCGATTATCAAAAACCATTACGGCCATATAACCGTGGACTCAAAAATTGGCGAGGGGTCAACCTTCACCCTCTTTGTGCCGGCCGCAAACCAACAACCAGAAGGAATTAGGGAATCACAGGATGCCATCCTCCAGCCAGCCTCCGGCAGAATCCTGATTATGGATGATGACCAGATAATCCAGGAAGTCGGCGGTGAAATGCTTCAACTCCTGGGATATAGCGTCGATTATGCTGACGACGGTCAGCAGGCAGTGGGAAAGTACCGGCAGTCATTGGCAGATGGTTCACCCTTTGATCTGGTGATCATGGACCTGACAATTCCCGGAGGCATGGGCGGCAAAGAAGCCATTGCTGCCCTGCTGGACATTGATCCCCATGCCAAGGCGATCGTCAGCAGCGGCTATTCGCAGGATGATGTGATGGCAAACTTCAAGGATTATGGTTTTCAAGGGGTTGTGGCAAAGCCCTATATCATCAGTGAACTGGCCAAGGTGGTCCAGGCGGTCATCAACGATGGCAAAGGCAATAGCCCTAACCAACCGGGGCTGACATGA
- a CDS encoding 4Fe-4S binding protein gives MKVLRKIIEIDETLCDGCGQCVPACEEGAIQIIDGKARVVAEKYCDGLGACLGECPQGAISIVERVAEDFDPEAVEAYLETLDQHPQPVRQTLACGCPSTHLQTFEPKTSCQAANQPQSQTAGHSALGHWPIQIKLIPPHAPFLQQADLLVLADCAAVAYAALHQELLKGRVVMMGCPKFDDVPEYVEKFTEIFRKNDINSVTAVTMEVPCCSGLPMMVKNGMAAAGKKLPVTMLVIGTNGTLMKKEVL, from the coding sequence ATGAAAGTATTACGCAAGATTATTGAAATAGATGAAACATTATGCGACGGCTGCGGCCAGTGTGTGCCGGCCTGCGAAGAAGGGGCCATCCAGATTATTGACGGCAAAGCAAGAGTGGTGGCGGAAAAATACTGCGACGGCTTGGGGGCCTGCCTCGGGGAATGTCCCCAGGGGGCGATTTCCATTGTCGAACGGGTTGCCGAAGATTTTGACCCCGAAGCGGTGGAAGCTTATCTGGAAACCCTGGATCAGCATCCGCAGCCGGTGAGGCAAACGTTAGCCTGTGGCTGCCCCTCGACCCATCTGCAGACCTTTGAACCAAAAACCAGCTGCCAGGCCGCCAACCAGCCGCAAAGTCAGACAGCCGGCCACTCAGCCCTCGGCCACTGGCCGATACAGATCAAACTGATCCCGCCCCACGCACCTTTTTTGCAACAAGCCGATCTGCTGGTATTGGCCGATTGCGCCGCCGTTGCCTATGCCGCCCTGCACCAGGAGCTGCTCAAAGGCCGGGTGGTAATGATGGGCTGCCCCAAATTTGATGACGTTCCCGAATACGTGGAAAAATTCACTGAGATTTTCCGGAAAAACGACATTAACAGTGTTACCGCGGTCACCATGGAAGTTCCCTGCTGTTCGGGCCTGCCGATGATGGTCAAAAACGGCATGGCAGCTGCCGGCAAAAAACTGCCGGTCACGATGCTGGTCATCGGCACCAACGGCACCCTGATGAAGAAGGAAGTCTTGTAA
- the hcp gene encoding hydroxylamine reductase — protein MFCFQCQETAKNQGCTIKGVCGKPEETANLQDLLIHVLKGIAVYGEKLKAFGMLDKESGLFVAKTLFATITNVGWDNDRFVAMIREGLRHRNQLRDSFLTTYRKKNGRDFTEALPDAATWQADTVAEFEEKATSVGVLATDNEDVRSLRELLIIGVKGIAAYADHAAILGFEQDDIYEFLMESLASTTKDLSVDEMVGLVMKAGETAVKTMALLDKANTTTYGNPEITEVNLGVRNNPGILISGHDLKDMDELLKQTEGTGIDVYTHGEMLPANYYPAFKKYDHFVGNYGSSWWHQNQEFESFNGPILLTTNCLVPLKKENTYLDRLFTTGVVSYVGASHIADRTAGGAKDFSALIARAKQCSAPTEIETGSLVGGFGHNQVLALADKVVEAVKSGAVKRFVVMAGCDGRQKSRSYYTEVAEQLPGDTIILTAGCAKYRYNKLQLGDIGGIPRILDAGQCNDSYSLAVIALKLKEVFGLEDINELPISYDIAWYEQKAVAVLLALLFLGVKGIRLGPTLPAFLSPAVANVLVEKFNIKPIDTVENDIAAMMKGA, from the coding sequence ATGTTTTGTTTTCAATGTCAGGAAACCGCTAAAAACCAGGGATGTACCATCAAGGGTGTCTGCGGCAAACCGGAGGAAACTGCCAACCTGCAGGATTTGCTTATTCATGTCCTCAAAGGAATCGCGGTGTACGGTGAAAAACTCAAAGCGTTCGGCATGCTGGATAAGGAGAGCGGTCTCTTTGTCGCCAAAACCCTGTTCGCCACGATTACCAACGTCGGCTGGGACAATGACCGGTTCGTGGCCATGATCAGAGAAGGTCTGCGGCACCGGAATCAATTGCGGGACAGCTTTTTGACCACCTATCGGAAAAAGAATGGCAGAGATTTTACCGAAGCGCTGCCCGATGCCGCCACCTGGCAGGCCGATACGGTTGCCGAGTTTGAGGAAAAAGCAACATCGGTCGGCGTACTGGCAACCGACAATGAGGATGTCCGGTCGCTGCGGGAACTGCTGATTATTGGCGTCAAAGGGATAGCCGCCTACGCCGATCATGCCGCCATCCTCGGTTTTGAGCAGGATGACATCTACGAGTTCCTGATGGAGTCCCTGGCCTCCACCACCAAGGACCTGTCGGTGGACGAGATGGTCGGTCTGGTGATGAAAGCCGGTGAAACGGCAGTCAAGACCATGGCCCTGCTGGACAAGGCCAATACCACCACCTACGGCAACCCGGAAATCACCGAAGTGAATCTCGGCGTCCGCAATAATCCCGGGATCCTGATCAGTGGTCATGATCTTAAAGATATGGACGAACTGCTCAAACAAACCGAAGGTACGGGGATCGATGTCTACACCCACGGGGAGATGCTGCCGGCCAATTACTACCCTGCTTTCAAAAAATATGACCATTTCGTCGGCAACTATGGCAGCTCCTGGTGGCACCAGAATCAGGAATTCGAGTCATTCAACGGGCCGATCCTGCTGACCACCAACTGCCTGGTTCCCCTGAAAAAAGAAAACACCTATCTTGACCGCCTGTTCACCACCGGCGTCGTCAGCTACGTGGGGGCCAGCCATATTGCAGACCGAACCGCCGGCGGTGCCAAAGATTTTTCCGCGCTCATTGCCCGGGCCAAACAATGCAGCGCGCCCACTGAAATCGAGACCGGCTCCCTGGTCGGCGGCTTCGGCCATAACCAGGTACTGGCGTTGGCCGATAAAGTTGTCGAGGCGGTCAAGTCAGGTGCAGTTAAACGCTTTGTGGTTATGGCCGGCTGCGACGGCCGCCAGAAATCACGCAGCTACTACACGGAAGTTGCGGAACAGCTGCCCGGCGACACCATCATTCTGACCGCCGGCTGCGCCAAATATCGTTACAACAAACTCCAGCTCGGCGATATCGGCGGCATCCCGAGGATCCTTGACGCGGGGCAATGCAACGATTCCTATTCCCTGGCGGTCATCGCCCTGAAGCTGAAAGAGGTTTTCGGCCTGGAGGACATCAACGAACTGCCCATCTCCTATGACATCGCCTGGTATGAGCAGAAAGCGGTCGCCGTCCTGCTGGCCCTCCTGTTCCTCGGTGTCAAGGGCATCCGCTTGGGACCAACCTTGCCGGCGTTTCTTTCCCCGGCCGTTGCCAATGTTCTGGTGGAAAAGTTCAACATCAAACCCATCGACACGGTGGAAAACGATATTGCCGCAATGATGAAGGGTGCATAA
- a CDS encoding molybdopterin-dependent oxidoreductase, whose amino-acid sequence MARKTITRRTFLGTMAAGAAATTLLPSLVACNSRLKRGEFVGRRLHTAGEEAYRQAFVFDKTVRTSCAGNCTQACGWNAFVKGDKYIVASEPAGDYDRFDPVLGTQYNPRGCMRGASYLKYINSPVRLKHPLIRVGRRGEGKFRRATWDEAMNLITTRMTNIVRRDGSDAIAFFCPIPSFNYVSAGAGYRLCKLMGAAGPLSFYDWYCDLPPGEPMTWAFQTDECEEADWINAKLLIFWGANVAESRLAAAHLLPESRYRGAKVVGIFTDYNATARMADQFISPKPGTDAAMIMGLIKILLDNQWYDEEYTKTFTDLPLLIRSDNKKFLRETDMVPGGSPFKLYLWDRKSNWPALAPGTMGDQRDTLDLAACNLDPLLDFSGRVTLNNGQGIAIQTVFNRLREEVKSYTPQKVTAITSVGGQTLKKLAYDLHTMKPAMIVEGGGTNHWFHNDINNRAMILLMALTGNIGKSGSGFNQYTGQYKVWLSGLGAYGMIAKARPQNGTLFVWSHYDAQLWQLGKTFPELVAAIEKGSLTTLPNGVPVSADPQAGWAYNYYLLIQSLANKWMPVYPKPPKRPKAMVIWRANFLNQGKSGHRTKEWFADEQLLELVVTIDFRVTSTGMYADVILPAATWYEKFDIETTPMHPYLQAQSACIKPLYEARTDFDIFKDLAKRLQDEAKELVAGGQWNGTWDDREKKQIIDFTTLYDTFTAGGTLDSDVQAAKFILEKSPMIYPNPDEYRQNKAAFAPEMQKLIEEKLFAGNISGYLDGIIELIKEAPVPFPAAQYKRPLVPFAENVAQKLPWPGGGTLAAEKVAIAPGITMPKLYAKKFLGMIAPKTLTGRQQFYIDHSTFLTSNNELPIYQEPEYDLLPDGKTRAPLKFNSPHGRWGTHSTFRDIDVLLRLQRGEVIIMMAATDARQRRITDGDVVKVFNQYGEMVCKVKVSPGIRSGEVRVENGGEMFNCRAGWFNLLTPIRPKPTQAAKYPEEPDAPYHHLKYGWNLWGVTGNECDTSVEVTKI is encoded by the coding sequence CGACTCCACACCGCCGGCGAAGAAGCCTACCGTCAAGCCTTCGTTTTCGATAAAACAGTCAGAACAAGCTGCGCCGGCAACTGTACCCAAGCCTGTGGCTGGAACGCTTTTGTCAAGGGTGATAAGTATATCGTTGCCAGCGAACCGGCCGGCGATTACGACCGCTTCGACCCGGTTCTGGGCACCCAGTACAATCCCCGGGGTTGCATGCGGGGAGCCAGCTACCTGAAATATATCAACAGCCCGGTACGCCTGAAACACCCGCTGATCCGGGTCGGCAGACGGGGTGAAGGAAAATTCCGCCGGGCCACGTGGGACGAGGCCATGAACCTGATCACCACCAGGATGACCAACATCGTCCGCCGGGATGGCTCCGACGCCATCGCCTTTTTCTGCCCGATCCCCTCGTTCAACTATGTGTCAGCCGGAGCCGGTTACCGGCTCTGCAAACTGATGGGAGCTGCCGGACCATTAAGTTTCTATGACTGGTATTGTGATTTGCCCCCCGGTGAGCCCATGACCTGGGCTTTCCAGACCGACGAGTGTGAAGAAGCCGACTGGATCAATGCTAAACTCTTGATTTTTTGGGGTGCCAATGTCGCTGAGTCGCGGCTGGCAGCCGCCCACCTGCTGCCTGAATCCCGCTACCGGGGCGCTAAAGTGGTGGGCATTTTCACCGATTATAATGCCACTGCCCGGATGGCGGATCAATTCATCTCGCCAAAACCAGGTACTGATGCCGCCATGATCATGGGCCTGATCAAGATTTTACTGGATAACCAGTGGTATGATGAGGAGTATACCAAGACCTTCACCGACCTCCCTTTGCTGATCAGAAGCGACAACAAAAAGTTCCTCCGGGAAACCGACATGGTGCCCGGCGGCAGCCCTTTCAAACTCTATCTCTGGGACCGGAAAAGCAACTGGCCGGCCTTGGCGCCGGGCACCATGGGCGACCAGCGGGACACCCTTGACCTGGCGGCCTGCAATCTTGATCCCCTCCTTGACTTTTCCGGCCGGGTGACGCTGAACAATGGTCAGGGGATTGCAATCCAGACCGTATTCAACCGTCTGCGCGAGGAAGTTAAAAGCTACACGCCGCAAAAAGTAACGGCGATCACCAGCGTCGGGGGCCAAACTCTGAAAAAGCTGGCTTATGACCTGCATACCATGAAACCGGCGATGATTGTTGAAGGAGGCGGCACAAACCACTGGTTCCACAACGACATCAACAATCGCGCCATGATTCTCCTGATGGCCCTGACCGGTAATATTGGCAAAAGCGGCAGCGGTTTCAACCAGTACACCGGTCAGTATAAGGTCTGGCTCAGCGGCTTGGGTGCCTACGGCATGATCGCCAAAGCCCGGCCGCAGAACGGCACCCTTTTCGTCTGGTCCCACTACGACGCCCAACTCTGGCAGTTGGGAAAAACCTTTCCGGAGCTGGTTGCCGCCATCGAAAAAGGCAGCCTCACCACACTGCCCAACGGCGTTCCGGTCAGCGCCGACCCGCAAGCCGGCTGGGCCTATAATTACTACCTGCTGATTCAATCCCTGGCCAACAAATGGATGCCGGTTTATCCCAAGCCGCCCAAAAGACCCAAGGCGATGGTCATCTGGCGGGCCAATTTTCTCAACCAGGGCAAAAGCGGGCACCGCACCAAAGAGTGGTTTGCCGACGAGCAGCTGCTGGAATTGGTGGTCACCATTGATTTTCGCGTCACCTCCACCGGCATGTATGCCGATGTTATCCTGCCGGCGGCCACTTGGTATGAAAAATTCGATATTGAAACCACCCCCATGCACCCTTATCTCCAGGCCCAGAGTGCCTGTATCAAACCCCTGTATGAAGCCCGGACCGATTTTGACATTTTCAAAGACTTGGCCAAACGACTCCAGGATGAGGCGAAAGAACTGGTGGCAGGCGGTCAGTGGAACGGCACCTGGGATGACCGGGAGAAAAAACAGATCATCGATTTCACCACCCTGTATGATACCTTCACCGCTGGCGGCACGCTGGACAGCGATGTCCAAGCGGCAAAATTCATCCTCGAAAAAAGCCCGATGATCTATCCCAACCCGGATGAATATCGACAAAACAAGGCTGCTTTCGCCCCCGAGATGCAAAAACTGATTGAAGAAAAACTCTTTGCCGGTAATATTTCCGGCTACCTTGACGGCATCATCGAGCTGATCAAAGAGGCCCCCGTACCCTTTCCGGCGGCCCAATACAAACGGCCGCTGGTGCCGTTCGCCGAAAATGTCGCACAGAAACTGCCCTGGCCGGGCGGCGGCACACTGGCTGCGGAAAAGGTCGCCATCGCCCCCGGCATTACCATGCCCAAGCTCTACGCAAAAAAATTCCTCGGCATGATTGCCCCCAAAACCCTCACCGGCCGCCAGCAGTTCTACATCGACCACTCCACGTTCCTAACCTCAAATAATGAACTGCCCATCTATCAGGAACCTGAGTATGATCTGCTGCCGGACGGCAAGACTCGGGCACCACTGAAATTCAATTCCCCGCACGGCCGCTGGGGAACCCACTCCACCTTCAGGGATATTGACGTGCTGCTCCGCCTGCAGCGTGGCGAGGTGATCATCATGATGGCCGCCACCGATGCCCGGCAGCGCCGCATTACGGATGGTGATGTGGTCAAGGTTTTCAACCAGTACGGTGAAATGGTCTGTAAGGTGAAGGTTTCTCCGGGCATTCGCAGCGGGGAGGTCCGGGTCGAAAACGGCGGTGAGATGTTCAACTGCCGGGCAGGATGGTTCAACCTCCTTACTCCGATCCGCCCCAAACCGACCCAGGCGGCCAAGTATCCAGAAGAACCCGATGCCCCATACCATCATTTGAAATACGGCTGGAACCTCTGGGGCGTTACCGGCAACGAATGTGACACCTCGGTTGAAGTGACAAAGATTTGA
- a CDS encoding 4Fe-4S dicluster domain-containing protein — MWGMVIDLNKCLGCQSCTVACKMLWSDRSGADHMWFTIVETRPGSGYPSNWEEKSIKRLPMANSDYETVPTFDYQKLQNNPGKGMPKVLADLKSGPNWDEDIGQGTTVNDAWFYYLPINCMHCQEPPCIPACPEQAIYKRADGTVLIDAELCQGATDCVDACPYKRIFINKNTDKAEKCILCYPRVEKGMPPICVQNCPGKARFFGDLDDPDSPVYQLVKTFKVALPLHPEFGTKPQIFYIPPIFGPTAIDSQGNSSGQREDSAYLKKQFGPGIDQVKTTLERECSKKESALMDLLCTYPTWKI; from the coding sequence ATGTGGGGAATGGTTATTGATCTCAATAAATGTCTGGGCTGCCAGTCCTGCACCGTCGCCTGCAAAATGTTGTGGAGTGACCGGAGCGGCGCCGATCACATGTGGTTTACCATCGTTGAAACCAGACCGGGCAGCGGCTATCCAAGCAACTGGGAAGAAAAATCCATCAAAAGACTACCCATGGCCAACAGTGATTATGAAACAGTACCCACCTTCGACTACCAGAAACTGCAGAACAACCCCGGCAAAGGGATGCCCAAAGTTCTTGCCGACCTGAAAAGCGGCCCCAACTGGGATGAAGACATCGGCCAGGGAACAACTGTCAATGATGCCTGGTTTTACTACCTGCCGATCAACTGCATGCACTGCCAGGAGCCCCCATGTATTCCCGCATGCCCGGAACAAGCAATCTATAAGCGGGCTGACGGCACGGTGCTTATCGATGCGGAACTCTGCCAGGGAGCAACGGACTGTGTTGACGCCTGCCCATACAAACGCATCTTCATCAACAAGAACACTGATAAAGCGGAAAAATGCATCCTCTGCTACCCGCGGGTAGAAAAGGGCATGCCGCCCATCTGCGTCCAGAACTGCCCCGGCAAGGCTCGCTTTTTCGGCGACCTCGACGACCCCGATAGCCCGGTGTACCAACTGGTGAAAACATTCAAGGTAGCCCTGCCCCTGCATCCTGAATTCGGCACCAAACCGCAGATCTTTTATATTCCGCCAATCTTCGGCCCGACCGCCATCGACAGTCAGGGAAACAGCAGCGGCCAACGGGAGGACAGTGCTTACCTGAAAAAACAGTTCGGCCCCGGAATCGACCAGGTAAAGACAACCCTGGAAAGGGAATGCAGCAAAAAAGAATCGGCACTGATGGACCTTTTGTGCACGTACCCGACCTGGAAGATATAA